The genomic interval GTCGGCCTTGCCGTCGTCCTCGCGGACCAGGCCGAACTTCATGCCGTACTTCTCGAGGCCGCCTGCCATGCTCTGGACGCGGGCGTCGGCGGTGCCCTGATAGGAGCCGATGAGCTGTGCGGCCTGGACGCTGGCCTTGCCGTGAGGACAGACCGTGACGATGTGATCGGCGTCCTCGAGCTCGTCGACTCGGTTGGTGAGCTCGTGGAAGGGGATATTCTCGCTGTCGGGAATGTGACTGTGTTCGAAACTCCGCTCGTCGCGGATATCGACGACGCGAACGTCGGCACCGTCCTCAAGGAGTTCCTTGACCTCGTCAGTGGTAATTTCGCCGTCCATTACCATCGCATTGGACCGGCGTCGGAATAAGGACACGGGTCGGCCGTCCCGAGTTTGGCTCGCGAATCGGACCGGGTCGACACGGGACGCGACGAGGGCCCAGCCGCGGTGTTCGAGTCCGCTGCGGGACCGCTACAGGACGCCGTCTTCCGTCGCGAGCAACAGCGCCGTCAGCGTCGAGTCGTTGGCCGGCTGCTCGCGGGCGCGCTCGAGCGCCCGATCGACCGGCACCGTCGTCACCTCCAGGAATTCGTTGCTATCGAGCGCCCGTTCGCCTGGTTCGAGCCCCTCGGCGTAGACCACGCCGCGGTCGTGGCGCAACACGCCGGTCGCGACCGCGTACTCCTGTAAGAGCGCGGTGCTCGACGGCCGAAAGCCGGTCTCCTCTTCGAGTTCGCGGGTCGCCGCCTGGGTGTAGGACTCGCCG from Natrinema salifodinae carries:
- a CDS encoding rhodanese-like domain-containing protein codes for the protein MDGEITTDEVKELLEDGADVRVVDIRDERSFEHSHIPDSENIPFHELTNRVDELEDADHIVTVCPHGKASVQAAQLIGSYQGTADARVQSMAGGLEKYGMKFGLVREDDGKADEEPERESPF